The proteins below are encoded in one region of Mycobacterium pseudokansasii:
- a CDS encoding B12-binding domain-containing radical SAM protein, giving the protein MTVLLVNPAGVRGNGRSYVGAQKLWGPWVYSSMPMEHLGMMSIKAYAKRRGLEVVTVNGLVAGHEGVEQTWQAMQAAVAVSGVPRLVGFSCIDTFAEVLWLARRARQCWEGVQIALGNVIATLNYERILGEYDCFDFVVVGDGEVAFTELALAVVNGAGVEGIAGLARRDEQGRIVCSPSGLVDLDELPWPAREELPTVLGDGFAASVFTTRGCPYRCTFCGTGAVSAMLGRTSYRVKSVDAVVDEIGYLVSDFDVKFLSITDDLFVSKHPGSQQRAVEFASAMIGRGIDVNFMIDIRLDSVVDLEVFKQLYRAGLRRVFVGLETGSYDQLRAYRKQILNRGQDAADTINALQQLGIDVIPGTIMFHPTVRPEELRETARLLRATKYRHPFKFLSKITPYPGTPLYQAYSAAGYLSAEWPLGQWDFVDPHAARVYADVVARIAPDENISFDEAEAFFLARLDKWDNATALNAG; this is encoded by the coding sequence GTGACGGTTTTGTTGGTCAATCCTGCCGGGGTTCGTGGCAACGGGCGATCCTATGTCGGCGCACAAAAACTTTGGGGTCCGTGGGTGTATTCGTCGATGCCGATGGAGCATTTGGGGATGATGTCGATCAAGGCGTACGCCAAGAGGCGTGGGCTTGAGGTCGTGACGGTCAATGGTTTGGTGGCCGGGCATGAGGGTGTGGAGCAGACGTGGCAGGCGATGCAGGCCGCGGTGGCGGTCTCGGGTGTGCCGCGGTTGGTGGGGTTTTCGTGTATCGACACTTTTGCCGAGGTGTTGTGGTTGGCTCGGCGGGCGCGTCAGTGCTGGGAGGGTGTGCAGATCGCGTTGGGCAATGTGATTGCCACGCTGAACTATGAGCGCATTCTGGGTGAGTATGACTGCTTTGATTTTGTGGTGGTCGGTGATGGGGAGGTGGCGTTTACCGAGTTGGCCTTGGCGGTGGTCAATGGTGCTGGGGTAGAGGGTATTGCGGGGCTGGCGCGCCGTGACGAGCAGGGCCGGATCGTGTGCTCGCCGTCGGGGTTGGTTGATCTGGACGAATTGCCGTGGCCGGCTCGTGAGGAGTTGCCGACGGTGCTCGGCGATGGTTTTGCTGCGTCGGTGTTTACCACCCGGGGTTGTCCGTATCGGTGCACGTTTTGCGGGACGGGGGCGGTGTCGGCGATGTTGGGCCGCACCAGTTATCGGGTTAAGTCGGTGGATGCGGTTGTTGACGAGATCGGTTATTTGGTCTCGGATTTCGATGTCAAGTTTTTGTCGATTACCGATGATTTGTTTGTGTCCAAGCATCCTGGTTCGCAGCAGCGTGCGGTCGAGTTTGCCTCGGCGATGATTGGCCGGGGTATCGATGTCAACTTCATGATCGATATCCGGTTGGATTCGGTGGTCGACCTCGAGGTGTTCAAGCAGTTGTACCGGGCGGGTTTGCGGCGGGTGTTTGTCGGGTTGGAGACCGGTTCCTACGATCAGCTGCGCGCTTACCGCAAGCAGATCCTCAACCGTGGCCAAGACGCCGCCGACACCATCAACGCGTTGCAGCAGTTGGGAATTGACGTGATCCCCGGGACCATCATGTTTCACCCCACGGTGCGTCCCGAGGAGCTACGTGAAACCGCCCGCCTGCTGCGGGCAACCAAATACCGGCATCCCTTCAAGTTCCTCAGCAAGATCACGCCGTATCCGGGAACGCCGTTGTACCAGGCGTATTCGGCGGCAGGCTATCTGAGTGCGGAATGGCCGCTGGGCCAATGGGACTTCGTCGACCCGCACGCCGCCCGGGTCTACGCCGATGTCGTTGCCCGCATCGCCCCCGACGAGAACATCAGCTTCGACGAGGCCGAAGCGTTCTTCCTGGCCCGCCTCGACAAATGGGACAACGCCACCGCCCTCAACGCCGGGTGA
- a CDS encoding flavin-containing monooxygenase — MRSGYAGLPFTTSTPEIASALEDVSIPTLLLSLVHITGDCRFIRDFKPMGLFLNEVQGFMSEEDKARARAEALAVISQYRDRGCPEPEPLSIDLIRKMMDWAACEHVADDYLPLVLEEMDLDGVDPRRPAPIPSERAAQLPVVVIGCGESGILAGIRLKQANIPFTIIEKNAGPGGTWWENTYPGARVDVANHFYCYSFEPNNDWTHFFAEQWELRDYFTQVMDKYGVSGQVRWDTEVLAAEWRDDDGMWTVSLRSPDGQTTVNARAVITAVGQLNRPHIPPFDGAGTFAGPSFHSAAWDHSVDVTGKRVALVGAGASGFQIAPAIAGDVERLTVFQRTAQWMFPNPMYHDCVGDGVRWAMRHLPFYGRWYRFLLLWPGADKGLDAARADPDYPDQDYAVSEMNAAARMMFSQWITSQVGDDHELLAKVMPDYPATGKRTLQDNGSWLQTLQRDNVELVRTPIRRITPGGIVTQDGQPYPVDVIIYATGFRHTDVLWPLKILGRNGIDLRDSWGSRPYAYLGITVPEFPNLFLIYGPGTHLAHGGSLIFQSELQMRYINLCLQHLIAADVHSMEPTARAAADWHQRTQAEIQQMVWSHPDVKHSYFKNADGEIHTVSPWRLSEYWAAVREPDWSQFILRQRK; from the coding sequence ATGCGCAGCGGGTACGCCGGCCTGCCCTTCACCACCTCGACCCCGGAGATCGCGTCCGCGCTCGAGGACGTCAGCATCCCGACACTGTTGCTGTCGCTGGTGCACATCACCGGCGACTGCCGTTTTATTCGTGACTTCAAGCCGATGGGGCTCTTCCTCAACGAAGTCCAGGGGTTTATGTCCGAGGAGGACAAGGCCCGCGCCCGCGCCGAAGCCTTGGCGGTGATCTCGCAGTATCGTGACCGCGGCTGCCCCGAACCCGAGCCGCTGAGCATCGACCTGATCCGAAAAATGATGGATTGGGCGGCCTGCGAACACGTTGCCGACGACTACCTGCCCCTGGTACTGGAAGAGATGGACCTCGACGGGGTCGATCCACGCCGGCCCGCCCCCATCCCGTCCGAGCGCGCCGCCCAGCTGCCGGTCGTCGTCATCGGCTGCGGCGAATCCGGCATTCTGGCTGGAATCCGGTTGAAACAGGCAAACATTCCTTTCACCATCATCGAGAAGAACGCCGGCCCCGGCGGAACATGGTGGGAGAACACCTATCCCGGAGCCCGTGTGGACGTGGCGAACCATTTCTATTGCTATAGCTTCGAACCCAACAATGACTGGACACATTTCTTCGCCGAACAGTGGGAGCTGCGAGACTATTTCACCCAGGTGATGGACAAGTACGGCGTGTCCGGCCAGGTGCGCTGGGACACCGAGGTCCTGGCCGCCGAGTGGCGCGACGACGACGGCATGTGGACGGTTTCGTTGCGGTCGCCCGACGGCCAGACCACCGTGAACGCGCGGGCCGTCATCACCGCGGTCGGTCAGCTGAACCGACCGCATATCCCGCCATTCGATGGTGCCGGCACGTTCGCCGGACCGTCGTTTCACTCCGCGGCCTGGGACCACTCCGTCGACGTGACCGGCAAACGGGTCGCGCTGGTCGGGGCGGGCGCCAGCGGCTTCCAGATCGCGCCGGCGATCGCGGGCGACGTCGAGCGTCTCACCGTCTTCCAGCGCACCGCGCAATGGATGTTTCCCAACCCGATGTACCACGATTGCGTCGGCGACGGGGTCCGCTGGGCGATGCGGCACCTACCGTTTTATGGCAGGTGGTATCGGTTCCTGCTGCTGTGGCCGGGAGCCGATAAGGGACTCGACGCGGCGCGTGCCGACCCGGATTACCCCGATCAGGACTATGCCGTCAGCGAGATGAACGCCGCGGCGCGGATGATGTTCAGCCAGTGGATTACCAGCCAAGTCGGCGACGACCATGAGCTGTTGGCGAAGGTGATGCCCGACTATCCCGCCACCGGTAAGCGGACACTGCAAGACAACGGCAGCTGGCTGCAGACCTTGCAACGGGACAACGTCGAACTGGTGCGCACGCCGATCCGGCGAATCACACCCGGCGGCATCGTCACCCAAGACGGTCAGCCATACCCCGTCGACGTCATCATCTACGCGACCGGGTTTCGTCACACCGACGTGCTGTGGCCGCTGAAAATCCTCGGCCGCAACGGGATTGACCTGCGCGACAGCTGGGGCAGCCGACCTTATGCCTATCTTGGCATCACGGTTCCGGAGTTTCCCAACCTGTTCCTCATCTACGGGCCCGGCACTCATCTGGCCCATGGCGGTAGCCTGATCTTCCAGTCCGAACTCCAGATGCGCTACATCAATCTGTGTCTGCAACACCTGATTGCCGCCGACGTACATTCGATGGAGCCGACGGCTCGAGCCGCCGCTGACTGGCATCAGCGTACGCAGGCCGAAATACAGCAGATGGTGTGGTCACATCCGGACGTCAAACACTCTTACTTCAAAAACGCCGACGGGGAAATCCATACCGTCAGCCCGTGGCGGCTCAGCGAGTACTGGGCGGCGGTGCGAGAACCGGACTGGTCTCAATTCATTCTGCGACAAAGAAAGTGA
- a CDS encoding alcohol dehydrogenase catalytic domain-containing protein gives MRTVVIDGPGRIRVDTRPDPTLTGPDGVIVAVSAAGICGSDLHFYDGDYPLAEPVALGHEAVGTVVEAGPQVRSVTVGDQVLVSSVAGCGGCEGCATGDPAMCRLGPQIFGSGALGGAQADLLAVPAADFQVLRVPGGITTEQALLLTDNLATGWAAARRADIPFGGTVAVIGLGAVGLCAVRSAFLHGAATVFAVDRVEGRLRRAAGCGATPVDSPAAETVLAATGGRGADAVIDAVGTDASITDALTAVRPGGTVSVVGVHDLRPFPLPALACLLRSITLRLTIAPVQRTWAELIPLLRSGRLEVDGIFTTALPLDEAAKGYAIAGSRSGDDVKVLLTP, from the coding sequence ATGCGCACGGTAGTCATCGACGGGCCGGGAAGAATCCGCGTCGATACACGTCCGGACCCGACGCTTACCGGACCCGACGGCGTCATCGTCGCCGTGAGCGCCGCCGGTATCTGCGGTTCCGATCTGCACTTCTACGACGGCGACTATCCACTGGCCGAACCGGTCGCCCTCGGTCACGAAGCGGTCGGCACCGTCGTCGAAGCCGGACCGCAGGTGCGTTCCGTCACGGTTGGTGACCAGGTCCTGGTGTCCTCGGTGGCCGGCTGCGGCGGCTGCGAGGGGTGCGCTACCGGCGACCCGGCGATGTGTCGTTTGGGCCCACAGATTTTCGGCTCCGGCGCGCTGGGCGGCGCGCAGGCCGACCTGCTGGCAGTACCTGCCGCCGACTTCCAGGTGCTCAGGGTTCCCGGCGGGATCACCACCGAACAGGCGCTGCTGCTCACCGACAATCTCGCCACGGGTTGGGCGGCCGCCCGCCGGGCCGACATACCGTTCGGCGGCACGGTAGCGGTCATCGGCCTGGGCGCGGTGGGGCTATGCGCGGTGCGCTCCGCATTCCTCCATGGCGCGGCAACGGTTTTCGCTGTAGACCGAGTCGAAGGACGCTTGCGCCGCGCCGCGGGATGTGGCGCCACACCCGTCGACTCGCCGGCGGCGGAGACCGTTCTTGCCGCCACCGGTGGCCGTGGCGCGGACGCGGTGATCGACGCCGTCGGCACCGACGCGTCCATCACCGACGCGCTGACCGCGGTGCGGCCCGGCGGCACCGTCTCGGTCGTCGGGGTCCATGATCTGCGGCCGTTCCCGCTTCCGGCCCTGGCTTGCCTGTTGCGCAGCATCACGCTGCGACTGACGATTGCGCCGGTGCAGCGCACCTGGGCGGAGTTGATCCCGCTGCTTCGGTCGGGCCGCCTCGAAGTCGACGGCATCTTCACCACGGCGCTGCCGTTGGACGAGGCGGCCAAGGGCTACGCGATAGCGGGGTCCCGGTCGGGCGACGACGTGAAGGTCCTGCTCACCCCTTAG
- a CDS encoding class I SAM-dependent methyltransferase, giving the protein MTTPEFGSLRSDDDQWDIVSSVGYTALLVAGWRALHAVGPHPLVHDEYAKQCVDASGDPYLSELLANPVTSGDQTAFPRLYGVQTRFFDDFFRSAADAGLRQAVIVAAGLDSRSYRLEWPSGTTVFEIDLPKVLEFKARVLAQRDAEPKAHRTEVAADLRTDWPKQLKTAGFDPRQPSAWSMEGLLMYLTGEAQDALFARIDELSAPGSRVAVGALGTRLDHQQLAALEATHPGVNLSGNVDFSALSYDDKTNPAEWLADRGWVVGPVRNTLELQAGYGMTPPEVDVQIDSFMHSQYITATKG; this is encoded by the coding sequence GTGACAACACCTGAATTCGGATCGCTTCGCTCCGACGACGACCAGTGGGACATCGTCAGTAGCGTGGGTTACACCGCGTTGCTGGTGGCGGGATGGCGCGCGCTGCATGCCGTCGGCCCACACCCGCTGGTCCACGACGAATACGCCAAACAGTGCGTCGACGCGTCCGGGGACCCCTATTTGAGCGAGCTGCTTGCCAACCCGGTAACCTCCGGCGACCAGACGGCCTTCCCCCGCCTCTATGGCGTGCAGACCCGATTCTTCGACGACTTCTTCCGCTCGGCCGCCGACGCGGGACTCCGTCAGGCGGTGATCGTCGCCGCCGGCCTGGACTCACGCAGCTACCGGCTTGAGTGGCCATCCGGGACAACAGTTTTCGAGATCGACCTGCCCAAGGTCCTGGAATTCAAAGCGCGCGTCCTGGCCCAGCGAGACGCCGAGCCCAAAGCCCACCGAACCGAGGTAGCCGCCGACCTGCGCACCGACTGGCCGAAACAGCTGAAAACGGCCGGCTTCGATCCGCGACAGCCCAGCGCCTGGTCGATGGAAGGCCTGTTGATGTATCTGACCGGTGAAGCCCAAGACGCGCTGTTCGCAAGGATCGACGAACTGTCGGCACCCGGCAGTCGAGTGGCCGTGGGCGCCCTGGGCACACGCCTTGACCACCAGCAGCTCGCCGCTCTGGAAGCGACCCACCCCGGGGTCAATCTGTCTGGGAACGTAGACTTCTCGGCTCTCAGCTATGACGACAAGACCAACCCGGCAGAATGGCTGGCCGACCGCGGGTGGGTCGTCGGACCCGTCCGCAACACCCTCGAGTTGCAGGCCGGTTACGGAATGACGCCCCCGGAGGTGGACGTGCAGATCGACAGTTTTATGCACTCCCAATACATCACGGCTACTAAGGGGTGA
- the dtd gene encoding D-aminoacyl-tRNA deacylase, whose translation MRILVQRVSSAAVVVDGKVVGVIRPEPQGLLAFVGVTHADDPDKAQRLAEKLWTLRILSDEKSACDVDAPILVVSQFTLYADTAKGRRPSWNAAAPAAVAEPLVAVFAEALRGLGAHVQTGVFGAHMHVDLVNDGPVTVMLEL comes from the coding sequence ATGCGGATTCTGGTCCAGCGGGTCTCATCGGCGGCGGTGGTAGTCGACGGCAAGGTCGTCGGCGTCATCCGGCCGGAGCCGCAGGGCCTGCTGGCATTCGTCGGCGTCACCCACGCCGACGATCCCGACAAGGCGCAGCGGCTCGCCGAAAAGCTTTGGACCTTAAGGATTCTCAGCGACGAGAAGTCCGCTTGCGACGTCGACGCACCGATCTTGGTGGTCAGCCAGTTCACCCTCTATGCGGATACGGCCAAAGGCCGGCGGCCCTCCTGGAACGCCGCCGCACCGGCCGCTGTGGCCGAGCCGCTGGTGGCGGTGTTCGCCGAAGCGTTGCGAGGCCTTGGCGCACACGTGCAAACCGGGGTCTTCGGCGCGCACATGCACGTGGATTTGGTCAATGACGGCCCAGTGACGGTAATGCTGGAGCTGTGA
- a CDS encoding MTH1187 family thiamine-binding protein, whose translation MSVLVAFSVTPLGVGEAVGEIVAEAVRVVRDSGLPNETDSMFTVIEGDTWEEVMAVVQRAVEAVAARAPRVSTVIKADWRQGAVDAMTRKVASVERYLSP comes from the coding sequence ATGTCGGTGCTGGTCGCGTTTTCCGTCACTCCACTGGGCGTGGGCGAGGCTGTCGGCGAGATTGTGGCCGAAGCGGTTCGGGTGGTCCGTGATTCCGGCCTGCCCAACGAGACGGATTCGATGTTCACCGTGATCGAGGGAGATACCTGGGAAGAAGTGATGGCGGTAGTGCAGCGCGCGGTGGAGGCGGTGGCCGCTCGTGCGCCACGGGTGAGCACGGTGATCAAAGCGGATTGGCGTCAGGGGGCGGTCGATGCGATGACCCGAAAAGTCGCGTCCGTGGAACGCTATCTGTCACCTTGA
- a CDS encoding macro domain-containing protein: MIDLEVLQADVTKLELDAITNAANTQLRHAGGVAAAIARAGGPEVQRESNEKAPLRLGEAVETTAGMMPARYVIHAATMELGGPTSAEIISRATASTLRKADELGCRSLALVAFGTGVGGFPVDEAARLMVDTVRRHHAASLERIVFAVHGDAAERAFTAAVQTQGDR, encoded by the coding sequence ATGATCGACTTAGAGGTACTTCAGGCCGACGTAACCAAGCTCGAACTCGACGCGATCACCAACGCGGCCAACACCCAGCTTCGCCACGCCGGTGGCGTCGCCGCGGCGATAGCGCGCGCCGGCGGACCGGAAGTGCAGCGCGAATCAAACGAGAAGGCGCCCCTAAGGCTTGGGGAAGCGGTCGAAACCACCGCGGGCATGATGCCGGCGCGCTACGTCATCCACGCGGCGACGATGGAACTCGGCGGCCCGACCTCAGCCGAGATCATCAGCCGCGCCACCGCATCGACCCTGCGCAAGGCCGACGAGCTGGGCTGCCGTTCGCTGGCCCTGGTGGCATTCGGCACCGGCGTAGGCGGATTCCCGGTTGACGAGGCGGCACGACTGATGGTCGACACGGTTCGTCGGCACCACGCGGCTTCCCTCGAGCGCATTGTGTTCGCGGTCCACGGCGACGCCGCCGAGCGCGCATTCACCGCGGCCGTGCAGACTCAAGGTGACAGATAG
- a CDS encoding competence/damage-inducible protein A yields MPVSARAGIVVTGTEVLTGRVQDRNGPWIADRLLELGVELAHITICGDRSADIEAQLRFLADQGVDLIVTSGGLGPTADDMTVEVVARFCGRELMLDTEVENTIANILKKLMAHFNPGDFEAVRAANRKQAMIPAGAQVLDPVGTAPGVVVPGKPAVIVLPGPPRELQPMWHKAIHTPAAQEAIAGRTVYRQDTIRMFGLPESGLAETLRAAQASIPGYDRLEITTCLRRGEIEMVTRYEPPDADVYGQLTVLLRDKHGQQIYSEDGSQVDDVVARMLAGRRIATAESCTAGLFSARLTDHPGSSDYVAGGVVAYSNGAKTELLGVDPALIQTHGAVSEPVARAMAAGALQRFGADTAVAITGIAGPGGGTQEKPVGTVCFTVLLDDGRTVTRTLRLPGNRSDIRERSTTVAMHLLRRTLSAP; encoded by the coding sequence ATTCCGGTGAGCGCACGCGCGGGCATCGTCGTTACCGGAACCGAAGTCCTCACCGGACGAGTGCAAGACCGCAATGGCCCCTGGATCGCCGATCGGCTGCTGGAGCTGGGGGTCGAACTGGCTCACATCACCATCTGCGGCGACCGCTCCGCCGACATCGAGGCGCAACTGCGCTTCCTGGCCGACCAGGGCGTGGACCTGATCGTCACCAGCGGCGGCCTGGGGCCGACGGCCGACGACATGACGGTCGAAGTGGTGGCCCGGTTCTGTGGCCGCGAGCTGATGCTGGACACCGAGGTCGAGAACACCATCGCCAACATCCTCAAGAAGCTCATGGCCCACTTCAACCCGGGCGACTTCGAGGCCGTCCGGGCCGCCAACCGCAAGCAGGCCATGATCCCGGCCGGCGCGCAGGTACTTGACCCGGTGGGCACTGCACCAGGTGTCGTCGTGCCCGGAAAGCCGGCGGTGATCGTACTGCCCGGACCGCCGCGCGAGCTACAACCTATGTGGCACAAGGCCATTCATACACCCGCCGCGCAAGAGGCGATCGCCGGCCGAACCGTCTACCGGCAAGACACGATCCGGATGTTCGGCCTGCCCGAATCCGGCCTTGCCGAGACCCTGCGGGCCGCCCAGGCATCCATCCCCGGCTACGACCGGCTCGAGATCACCACCTGCCTGCGACGCGGCGAGATCGAAATGGTCACCCGCTACGAGCCGCCCGACGCCGACGTGTACGGGCAACTGACCGTGCTGCTGCGGGACAAGCACGGCCAGCAGATCTATTCCGAAGACGGTTCCCAGGTCGACGATGTGGTCGCCCGGATGCTGGCCGGCCGCCGGATAGCCACCGCGGAATCCTGCACCGCCGGGCTGTTTTCGGCACGGCTGACCGACCATCCCGGTTCCTCGGACTACGTGGCCGGTGGCGTGGTCGCCTATTCCAACGGCGCGAAAACAGAACTACTCGGCGTCGACCCCGCACTGATCCAGACGCACGGCGCGGTGTCCGAACCGGTGGCCCGGGCGATGGCGGCGGGTGCGCTGCAACGCTTCGGCGCCGACACCGCTGTCGCGATCACCGGGATCGCCGGACCCGGCGGGGGAACGCAGGAAAAGCCGGTGGGAACGGTGTGCTTCACCGTGCTACTCGACGATGGCCGCACGGTTACCCGCACGCTGCGGCTACCCGGAAACCGGTCCGATATCCGCGAGCGCTCGACGACAGTGGCCATGCACCTGCTGCGGCGCACCTTGAGCGCCCCGTAG
- a CDS encoding sialate:H+ symport family MFS transporter: MTTPGLTVDQRNSFIAAFLGWTMDAFDYFIVVLVYADIAKTFHHTKTEVAFVTTATLAMRPVGALLFGLWADRVGRRIPLMVDVMLYSVVGFLCAFAPNFTVLVILRLLYGIGMGGEWGLGAALAMEKVPVGRRGFFSGLLQEGYAFGYLLATLACLLVVNWLGLSWRWLFGLSIIPALISLIIRYRVKESEVWEAAQDRMRLTKTRIRDVLGNAAIIRRFFYLVLLMTAFNWMSHGTQDVYPTFLTATADQGAGLSTVTARWIAVVYNVGAIIGGLVFGTLSQRFGRRYTIAFCAVLGLPIAPLFAYSRTAAMLCLGSFLMQVCVQGAWGVIPAHLTEMSPDAIRGLYPGVTYQLGNLLAALNLPIQEHLAASHGYPFALAATIVPVLTMVAILAMVGKDATGVRFGTAESALLPTQVA, translated from the coding sequence GTGACAACACCGGGGCTGACCGTCGACCAGCGAAACTCGTTCATTGCGGCGTTCCTGGGCTGGACAATGGACGCCTTCGACTACTTCATCGTGGTGCTGGTCTATGCCGACATCGCAAAAACCTTCCACCACACCAAGACTGAAGTTGCATTCGTCACGACCGCCACCCTGGCCATGCGCCCGGTGGGTGCGCTGCTGTTCGGGCTGTGGGCCGACCGCGTCGGCCGGCGCATTCCGCTCATGGTCGACGTGATGTTGTATTCGGTGGTCGGATTCCTGTGCGCCTTCGCGCCGAACTTCACCGTACTGGTGATCCTGCGCCTGCTGTATGGCATCGGGATGGGCGGCGAGTGGGGGCTGGGTGCTGCGTTGGCCATGGAGAAGGTTCCGGTCGGTCGGCGTGGGTTCTTCTCCGGGCTGCTGCAGGAGGGCTACGCGTTCGGCTATCTGCTGGCCACCCTGGCCTGCCTGCTGGTGGTGAACTGGCTGGGTCTGTCGTGGCGCTGGCTGTTCGGTCTTTCCATCATCCCGGCGCTGATCAGCCTGATCATCCGCTACCGGGTGAAGGAGTCTGAGGTGTGGGAAGCCGCGCAGGACCGGATGCGGCTCACCAAAACCCGAATTCGCGACGTGCTGGGCAACGCCGCGATCATCCGCCGGTTCTTTTATCTGGTGTTGTTGATGACCGCCTTCAACTGGATGAGCCACGGCACCCAGGACGTCTACCCGACCTTCTTGACCGCGACCGCCGACCAGGGGGCGGGGCTGTCGACCGTGACCGCCCGCTGGATCGCGGTCGTCTACAACGTCGGCGCCATCATCGGCGGGCTGGTGTTCGGCACGCTGTCGCAGCGATTCGGCCGCCGCTACACGATTGCGTTCTGCGCGGTGTTGGGGTTGCCGATCGCGCCGCTGTTCGCCTACTCCCGCACCGCGGCGATGTTGTGCCTTGGTTCCTTCCTCATGCAGGTCTGTGTGCAGGGCGCCTGGGGGGTGATTCCCGCGCACCTGACCGAGATGTCGCCGGACGCCATTCGCGGTCTGTATCCCGGTGTGACGTACCAGCTCGGTAACCTGCTGGCGGCACTGAACCTGCCCATTCAGGAACACCTGGCCGCGTCGCACGGGTATCCCTTTGCGCTGGCGGCGACGATCGTACCGGTGCTGACCATGGTTGCGATCCTGGCCATGGTCGGCAAGGACGCCACCGGTGTCCGCTTCGGTACTGCCGAAAGTGCCCTTCTGCCAACGCAAGTCGCGTAG
- a CDS encoding amidohydrolase family protein translates to MRIIDADGHVAENPSLAIEALKRWPEYVQLSSDGRPGLRIEGRNYPEDTGPGAGCPPQHGITTAGDIHTATAEGVLGDADRDHLDTMVLYPSLGLCVPSLENPDFAAGFARLYNKWIADFCAPSKGRLRGVAVTPIEHGQVAIDIMAEAKDLGLVATLVPPALKTRNLDHPDLDPFYAAAVELEMPLGIHGAPGIHLPKIGVDRFTNYIQVHCISFPFDQMTAMTALVSGGVFERHPRLRVAFLEAGAGWVPFFIDRLHEHYEKRGDWIEGGWRRDPHDYWRAGNIWVTCEPEEPILPGVVDVLGDEFIMFASDYPHWDGEWPESTKHLRTRSDISEESREKIGGRNAQRFYALN, encoded by the coding sequence ATGCGAATCATCGATGCCGACGGACACGTCGCCGAAAACCCGTCATTGGCCATCGAAGCACTCAAGCGCTGGCCGGAATACGTGCAACTCAGCAGCGACGGACGACCAGGGCTGCGGATCGAAGGCCGCAATTACCCGGAGGACACGGGACCCGGCGCGGGTTGCCCACCCCAGCACGGGATCACCACGGCAGGCGACATCCACACCGCGACCGCCGAGGGTGTCCTGGGTGACGCCGACCGCGATCACCTCGACACGATGGTGCTGTATCCCAGCCTGGGGCTGTGCGTGCCCAGCTTGGAAAACCCCGATTTCGCAGCGGGTTTCGCGCGTCTGTACAACAAGTGGATCGCCGATTTCTGCGCGCCGTCCAAGGGCCGGCTACGCGGCGTCGCCGTGACCCCGATCGAACACGGGCAGGTGGCCATCGACATCATGGCCGAGGCCAAAGACCTGGGACTGGTCGCCACCCTGGTTCCGCCGGCACTCAAGACGCGCAACCTCGACCATCCTGACCTCGACCCGTTCTACGCCGCCGCCGTTGAGCTGGAGATGCCGCTCGGGATCCACGGCGCCCCGGGTATCCACCTACCCAAGATCGGGGTGGACCGCTTCACCAACTACATCCAGGTGCACTGCATCAGCTTTCCGTTCGACCAGATGACCGCGATGACCGCGCTGGTTTCCGGCGGCGTCTTCGAACGCCATCCGCGATTGCGGGTCGCCTTCCTCGAGGCGGGTGCCGGCTGGGTTCCGTTCTTCATCGACCGCTTACATGAGCACTACGAGAAGCGCGGCGACTGGATCGAGGGCGGCTGGCGCCGCGACCCGCACGACTACTGGCGGGCCGGCAACATCTGGGTGACCTGCGAGCCCGAGGAGCCGATTCTGCCGGGTGTGGTCGACGTACTCGGCGACGAGTTCATCATGTTCGCCAGCGACTACCCGCACTGGGACGGCGAATGGCCGGAGAGCACAAAGCATCTGCGCACCCGGTCCGACATCAGCGAAGAGTCGCGGGAAAAGATCGGCGGCCGCAACGCCCAGCGCTTCTATGCGCTGAATTGA
- a CDS encoding phage holin family protein, translating into MGPFLVRAALTGFALWVVTLCVSGVRFVGGDTTLQRVVIIFVVAVIFGLVNAIIKPIVQFLSIPLYILTLGLFHIVINAFMLWITAQITKDTTHWGLQIDHFWWSAIWAAILLSIVSWLLSLLTRRAARSRS; encoded by the coding sequence ATGGGCCCTTTTCTGGTTCGTGCGGCGTTGACGGGGTTTGCGTTGTGGGTGGTCACCCTGTGCGTTTCGGGGGTGCGCTTTGTCGGCGGTGATACGACGCTGCAGCGGGTCGTCATCATCTTCGTCGTCGCGGTGATCTTCGGATTGGTTAATGCGATCATCAAGCCGATCGTGCAATTCCTGTCGATCCCGCTGTACATCCTCACCCTCGGTCTTTTTCATATCGTGATCAATGCGTTCATGCTGTGGATCACCGCCCAGATCACCAAGGACACCACCCACTGGGGTCTACAGATCGACCATTTTTGGTGGAGCGCAATCTGGGCGGCGATCCTGTTGTCGATCGTGAGTTGGCTATTGTCGCTGCTGACTCGCCGCGCCGCGCGCAGCCGCAGTTAG